A portion of the Bacillus thuringiensis genome contains these proteins:
- a CDS encoding SMI1/KNR4 family protein — MDYELLKERIEIITSRIKYIGGEVQEVCIDKPSSLEQIIQVEEKLGIKLPNSFKKVLLEFSGNFSLRWFLPDDVELPNEFTDIFCGTPHWSLESLSEFEKERKDLVDEVFSNLDDEYDVVWHNKLAFCEVGNGDYLAFDMKDDIDAPIIYLSHDDGEGHGYKIANNFIEFIENWSRIAFVGCEDWQWLPFTTSFESGINPDDEPAKKFRNCLELNI; from the coding sequence ATGGATTATGAGTTACTAAAAGAACGAATAGAAATTATAACTTCTAGAATTAAATACATAGGTGGTGAAGTTCAAGAAGTGTGTATAGATAAACCATCTTCCCTTGAACAAATAATCCAAGTAGAAGAAAAACTGGGTATTAAACTACCAAATAGCTTCAAAAAAGTACTTTTAGAGTTCTCAGGAAATTTTAGCTTACGCTGGTTTTTACCTGACGATGTAGAGCTACCAAATGAATTTACTGATATTTTTTGCGGAACACCCCACTGGAGTCTAGAAAGTCTTTCTGAGTTCGAAAAAGAACGTAAAGACTTGGTTGACGAGGTTTTTTCAAATCTAGATGATGAATATGATGTAGTTTGGCACAACAAATTAGCATTTTGTGAAGTGGGAAATGGAGATTATTTAGCATTTGATATGAAAGATGATATAGATGCTCCGATAATTTATCTAAGCCACGACGATGGAGAAGGACATGGATATAAGATTGCGAATAATTTCATTGAATTCATTGAGAATTGGTCAAGAATAGCTTTTGTAGGATGCGAAGATTGGCAGTGGTTACCTTTCACTACCAGTTTTGAAAGTGGTATAAATCCAGATGATGAGCCAGCTAAAAAATTTAGAAATTGCTTGGAACTTAATATTTAA
- a CDS encoding Crp/Fnr family transcriptional regulator: MEDRSGLITHYLKTNKTLEIFSEIDTSYFQLNHFEKGELICNIDDEMNRLYFVVKGKVKVYTITPEGKKLILRFINPLAIVGDIELIQNSKAHNVVEACSDVVAISISNTVIRNKLLHDPIFMKFLLENIANTLKISTRFTALNLLYPVEVRVASYLLSISTDSNGNMYKGDLDATSVTSIADFIGVSYRHVIRVLQRFYNEKLIEKSNGVIVIKDFSRMKEVAKDNIYEQ, encoded by the coding sequence ATGGAGGATAGATCAGGTTTAATTACGCATTATTTGAAAACCAATAAAACGCTTGAGATTTTTTCAGAAATAGATACATCTTATTTTCAATTAAATCACTTTGAAAAAGGCGAGCTTATTTGCAATATAGATGACGAAATGAATCGTTTATATTTTGTTGTTAAAGGTAAAGTAAAAGTTTACACGATTACACCTGAAGGGAAGAAACTAATCCTTCGCTTTATCAATCCACTCGCAATTGTTGGTGATATTGAATTAATTCAAAATAGCAAAGCACATAATGTCGTTGAAGCTTGTTCAGATGTTGTAGCAATTTCCATTTCTAATACGGTTATTAGAAACAAGTTATTACATGATCCTATATTTATGAAGTTCTTACTTGAAAACATTGCGAACACGTTAAAAATATCGACTCGTTTTACTGCTCTTAATTTACTTTATCCTGTAGAAGTACGTGTAGCTAGTTATTTACTTTCAATTTCAACAGATAGTAACGGGAATATGTACAAAGGGGATTTGGATGCGACTTCGGTAACGAGTATTGCGGATTTTATAGGGGTAAGTTATAGGCACGTAATTCGGGTATTACAAAGATTTTATAATGAAAAATTAATTGAAAAGAGTAATGGAGTTATTGTAATTAAAGATTTTTCTAGAATGAAGGAAGTCGCTAAAGATAATATATATGAGCAATGA
- a CDS encoding DMT family transporter, with translation MKGILFAVFAGIFITLQGTFNAKLSSHIGIWSTSIITHLIGFIIATTVFLLKKEEKVTDLKSVKKVYLVAGAFGGFIICAETMSIYSLGVTLTAGTLMVAQLLTATVIEMKGLFHIKKIQMERYHIVGTIVMIIGIVVFNM, from the coding sequence TTGAAAGGTATTCTATTTGCTGTTTTTGCGGGGATATTTATAACGCTTCAAGGAACCTTTAATGCGAAACTTAGTTCACATATCGGTATATGGTCGACGAGTATTATAACCCATTTAATTGGATTCATTATTGCAACAACTGTATTTTTGTTAAAGAAAGAAGAGAAAGTAACAGATTTAAAGAGTGTAAAAAAAGTATATTTAGTAGCGGGTGCATTTGGTGGATTCATTATTTGTGCAGAAACTATGTCGATATATTCACTAGGAGTTACATTGACAGCTGGCACACTAATGGTTGCTCAATTGTTAACGGCAACAGTTATTGAAATGAAAGGACTGTTTCATATAAAAAAGATACAGATGGAGAGATATCATATTGTGGGAACAATAGTAATGATTATAGGTATTGTTGTATTTAATATGTAA
- a CDS encoding DUF2441 domain-containing protein: MNEAEFYAYHIVTRKKMHIGQMIPFNKNQQNTLYHFFFEREQLNANGEDGIQILNNHYKNDELHINNENATVVMSYMDQTIRAVRETIVEMVRLQEFPEYPSRLSCLYASKSYEDALKWKALFDSYNREVLQIVKLRVIGSSFEGDGNLLPKEDGIPFSQKIQQAREYWKGNIRNELPELLINGEIEVVEIIDDFSSIHI; encoded by the coding sequence ATGAATGAAGCAGAATTTTACGCATATCACATCGTAACAAGGAAAAAAATGCATATCGGACAAATGATTCCTTTTAACAAAAATCAACAAAATACTCTATATCACTTCTTTTTTGAAAGAGAACAATTAAATGCTAATGGTGAAGATGGCATACAAATTTTAAATAATCACTATAAAAATGACGAATTACATATAAATAATGAAAATGCTACAGTAGTTATGAGTTATATGGATCAAACAATTAGAGCAGTTAGAGAAACAATTGTAGAAATGGTTAGACTACAAGAATTCCCTGAATACCCTTCCAGGTTATCTTGTTTATACGCTTCAAAAAGCTACGAAGATGCTTTAAAATGGAAAGCATTATTTGATTCTTACAATCGAGAAGTTTTACAGATTGTTAAACTACGAGTAATCGGAAGTTCTTTTGAAGGTGACGGTAATCTTTTACCGAAAGAAGATGGTATTCCTTTTTCTCAAAAAATCCAACAAGCTAGAGAGTATTGGAAAGGAAATATTAGAAATGAGCTTCCTGAGCTACTGATTAATGGAGAAATTGAAGTGGTGGAAATTATTGATGACTTTTCCTCAATTCATATTTAA
- a CDS encoding nucleoside hydrolase: MEITMKKKVYFNHDGGVDDLISLFLLLQMENVELTGVSVIPADCYLEPAMSASRKIIDRFGEGNIAVAASNSRGQNPFPKDWRMHAFYVDALPILNEAGKVVTPVAAKPAHHHLIETLLQTEGKTTLLFTGPLTDLARALYEAPIIEDKIERLVWMGGTFLTAGNVHEPEHDGTAEWNSFWDPEAVARVWDAKIKIDLVTLESTNQVPLTIDIREQWAKERKYIGVDFLGQCYAMVPPLVHFSTNSTYYLWDVLTTALVGNTSLAKTQTINSIVHTYGPSQGRTEETADGRPVNVVYDVKRDVFFEYITKLAKKAAT, encoded by the coding sequence ATGGAGATTACAATGAAGAAAAAAGTATACTTCAATCATGATGGCGGCGTAGATGATTTAATTTCATTATTTTTATTACTTCAAATGGAAAACGTTGAACTTACCGGTGTATCTGTTATCCCAGCAGACTGCTATTTAGAACCTGCAATGTCTGCAAGTCGTAAAATTATTGATCGCTTCGGCGAAGGTAATATTGCAGTAGCCGCTTCAAACTCTCGTGGGCAAAATCCGTTTCCGAAAGACTGGCGGATGCATGCATTTTATGTAGATGCTTTACCAATTTTAAATGAGGCTGGAAAAGTTGTAACACCTGTAGCAGCAAAGCCTGCACATCACCATTTAATAGAAACGCTTCTACAAACGGAAGGAAAAACAACTTTATTATTTACCGGGCCCCTAACTGACCTTGCTCGTGCATTATATGAAGCTCCCATAATTGAAGATAAAATTGAACGTCTCGTTTGGATGGGTGGTACATTTCTTACAGCAGGCAATGTACATGAACCAGAGCATGATGGAACAGCTGAGTGGAATTCGTTTTGGGACCCTGAAGCAGTAGCTCGTGTATGGGATGCAAAAATTAAAATCGACTTAGTGACACTAGAAAGTACAAACCAAGTTCCGTTAACTATAGACATACGTGAACAGTGGGCAAAAGAGAGAAAGTATATTGGTGTTGATTTCCTTGGTCAATGCTATGCAATGGTCCCCCCTCTCGTTCACTTCTCAACGAACTCTACCTACTATTTATGGGATGTACTAACTACCGCGCTTGTTGGAAACACTAGCCTTGCAAAAACTCAAACAATTAATAGTATCGTTCATACATACGGACCTAGCCAGGGGCGTACAGAGGAAACTGCTGATGGACGACCTGTAAATGTCGTTTATGATGTAAAACGTGATGTATTCTTTGAATATATTACTAAATTAGCTAAAAAAGCTGCTACTTGA